Proteins from a genomic interval of Clostridium scatologenes:
- a CDS encoding L-2-amino-thiazoline-4-carboxylic acid hydrolase gives MKKEFNLTEITTPMLLTLLKDEIISPECFLKECKSSLQSFQSTIDKKFPPDLINFISMPLWVYINLKNKLGNEKAFEIMRVVLLTGGVAMQSILFDSINKPRTFENFIEQELQINKTGTTKWNNLEIISKDKNKFEIKITKCLYHELTTSLGIPEATKLICQVDNAVFNSYLPEEVIFHRNGLNQRIADGCNECHFVWECKKCKERN, from the coding sequence TTGAAAAAAGAATTTAATTTAACAGAAATTACTACACCAATGTTATTAACACTTTTAAAGGACGAAATTATTTCGCCAGAATGTTTTTTGAAAGAGTGTAAATCATCTCTTCAAAGTTTTCAGAGTACCATTGATAAAAAATTTCCGCCTGATTTAATAAATTTTATTTCAATGCCATTATGGGTATACATAAATTTGAAAAATAAGTTAGGCAATGAAAAAGCATTTGAAATAATGAGAGTAGTATTGCTTACAGGAGGAGTAGCAATGCAAAGTATTCTGTTTGATTCCATTAATAAACCAAGAACTTTTGAAAATTTTATTGAACAGGAATTGCAAATTAATAAAACAGGAACAACTAAGTGGAATAATTTAGAAATAATTTCTAAAGATAAAAATAAATTTGAGATAAAAATAACTAAATGCCTTTATCATGAATTAACAACTTCTCTAGGAATTCCTGAAGCAACAAAATTAATTTGCCAAGTGGATAATGCAGTATTCAATTCTTACTTACCTGAAGAAGTTATATTTCATCGCAATGGTTTAAATCAACGTATTGCAGATGGATGTAATGAATGTCATTTTGTTTGGGAATGTAAAAAATGTAAGGAGAGAAATTAA
- a CDS encoding MarR family winged helix-turn-helix transcriptional regulator, whose product MKQNEILEKIICFSNKVNQNNKKPNNYGTEHTLYSAEIHMIEAIGNHKNANASELSIIMGITNGAINQVANKLIKKGLVEQYRMKDNKKDVFYQLTTQGKIANIGHSNYHKEQYSHMEEYIDELVPEEINVINKFLDELIKSWPSK is encoded by the coding sequence ATGAAACAAAATGAAATTCTAGAAAAAATAATTTGTTTTTCTAATAAAGTTAATCAAAATAATAAAAAACCTAATAATTATGGAACTGAGCACACGCTTTATTCAGCTGAAATTCATATGATAGAAGCTATAGGCAATCATAAAAATGCTAATGCTAGTGAACTTTCTATTATTATGGGAATTACAAATGGAGCTATTAATCAGGTAGCTAATAAGCTTATTAAAAAAGGACTAGTTGAACAATATCGAATGAAAGATAATAAAAAGGATGTATTTTATCAATTAACAACTCAAGGAAAAATTGCCAATATTGGGCATAGTAATTATCATAAAGAACAATATAGTCATATGGAAGAATATATAGATGAACTTGTTCCAGAAGAGATTAATGTCATAAATAAGTTTCTCGATGAATTAATTAAATCTTGGCCTTCTAAATAA
- a CDS encoding MORN repeat-containing protein, with translation MKKVQISELALNSIKLNIKQNSSVHVHGGHYAGERKDGKMHGKGIYFYNDGSKYTGDWENDEMNGQGTFTWACGEKYIGQWKNDMQHGYGIYTWPDGDKYEGQWEMGEKSGFGIFTWSDGEIYIGQWKNDMRHGKGTHTWSDGDKYIGDWKNDIRDCNGIYLHSNSEVSIGNFENNRFF, from the coding sequence ATGAAAAAGGTTCAAATATCTGAATTAGCTCTAAATAGCATAAAGCTAAATATCAAACAAAATAGTAGTGTACATGTCCATGGTGGGCATTATGCCGGTGAACGTAAAGATGGTAAAATGCATGGTAAAGGCATCTATTTCTATAATGATGGTAGTAAGTATACAGGCGACTGGGAAAATGATGAAATGAACGGTCAAGGTACTTTTACCTGGGCTTGTGGTGAAAAATACATAGGTCAATGGAAAAATGATATGCAACATGGTTATGGTATTTATACTTGGCCAGATGGTGACAAATATGAAGGTCAGTGGGAAATGGGTGAAAAAAGCGGCTTTGGTATATTCACATGGTCAGATGGTGAAATTTATATAGGTCAATGGAAAAATGATATGCGTCATGGCAAAGGTACTCATACCTGGTCAGATGGTGATAAGTATATAGGTGACTGGAAGAATGATATAAGGGATTGTAATGGTATATATCTTCACTCAAATTCTGAAGTTTCTATAGGGAATTTTGAAAACAATAGGTTTTTTTAA
- a CDS encoding EamA family transporter, with protein sequence MKNWYYALAVFLGGCCYGVLSTFVKLAYSAGFSSPEVTGGEYFFGTVLICTVVIFTKKEKLTFNQVFKLILSGIPFGLTGLFYYQSLKTLNASLAIIFLFQFVWIGTVFDWIFNKKKPTKEKLISIFILIVGSVLAANIITQQSGVISLQGTIWGLLAALTYTTSIFLSSSVEKDTSPVLKSALFSIGALIVVFALFPPTFLLNLSTLKRLTPYGLILGIFGVVLPPLLFSIGMPHIGPGLGTILSASELPVAVTMSLIFLSEHVNWVQWMGVSLILVGIIGSNIKLKKGKIDYVNLKKIA encoded by the coding sequence TTGAAAAATTGGTATTATGCATTAGCTGTTTTTTTAGGCGGATGCTGTTATGGAGTATTATCAACATTTGTTAAACTTGCTTATTCAGCAGGCTTTTCATCACCAGAAGTAACAGGAGGTGAATATTTTTTTGGAACAGTGCTTATTTGTACTGTAGTTATATTTACAAAAAAGGAAAAGTTAACTTTTAATCAAGTTTTCAAATTAATATTATCTGGAATTCCATTTGGGTTAACAGGTTTATTTTATTATCAATCACTGAAGACACTTAATGCCTCATTAGCAATAATATTTTTGTTTCAATTTGTCTGGATTGGTACAGTTTTTGACTGGATATTTAATAAGAAAAAGCCTACAAAAGAAAAGCTTATTTCTATATTCATTCTAATAGTTGGTTCAGTTTTGGCTGCAAACATTATTACACAACAGAGTGGTGTTATTTCTTTACAAGGAACAATATGGGGACTACTTGCTGCTTTAACATATACAACTTCTATTTTTCTCAGTAGTTCAGTTGAGAAAGATACTTCTCCAGTGTTAAAAAGTGCTCTTTTTTCCATTGGTGCTTTAATAGTTGTATTTGCATTGTTCCCGCCAACATTTTTATTGAATTTATCTACCTTAAAGAGATTGACTCCATATGGATTAATTCTTGGTATATTTGGAGTAGTTCTTCCACCACTTTTATTTTCAATTGGAATGCCGCATATTGGACCAGGACTTGGAACTATATTATCTGCTTCAGAGCTTCCAGTAGCTGTTACTATGTCCTTAATATTTTTATCTGAACATGTGAACTGGGTTCAATGGATGGGAGTGTCACTTATATTAGTAGGAATTATAGGTAGTAATATAAAGCTAAAAAAAGGTAAGATAGATTATGTTAATCTTAAAAAAATTGCTTAA
- a CDS encoding methyl-accepting chemotaxis protein produces the protein MNIGDEEFFNSLKTVFMVLPQLFSSDVAIALTNKEEYILFKQAKTFQLSVYEGMIISQEGVSNKAIKTRQMNSLRYPKETFGFPIVAYGVPVINPCTDNVVGTIIYAISLEKENLTIEMANELLKFSEELAASSQELASSTEELSSNSQNVNHLVNETQTGITSMDDIIKYIKGIADTTNLLGLNAAIEAARAGEQGKGFSVVAGEIRKLAANSKDSTTQINETLSKIKEDINSIISVLNGFSITSETQAAQAQQIAAGSQKLSELSTKLLKLSEDIYN, from the coding sequence ATGAATATAGGAGATGAAGAATTTTTTAATTCATTAAAGACAGTATTTATGGTATTACCACAATTGTTCTCTTCTGATGTGGCCATAGCACTTACTAATAAAGAGGAGTACATTTTATTTAAACAAGCAAAAACTTTTCAGTTAAGTGTTTATGAAGGAATGATAATATCACAAGAAGGAGTTTCAAATAAAGCAATAAAAACTAGGCAAATGAATTCACTGCGTTATCCGAAAGAAACATTTGGTTTTCCAATAGTAGCTTATGGAGTACCCGTTATTAATCCCTGTACTGATAATGTAGTAGGAACTATAATATATGCCATTTCTTTAGAAAAAGAAAATTTAACAATTGAAATGGCAAATGAATTACTGAAATTTTCAGAAGAATTAGCAGCATCCTCTCAAGAGTTAGCAAGTTCTACAGAAGAGTTATCTAGTAATAGCCAAAATGTTAATCATTTAGTAAATGAGACACAAACAGGTATTACAAGTATGGATGATATAATTAAATATATAAAAGGTATTGCAGATACTACAAACTTGTTAGGACTTAATGCAGCAATTGAAGCAGCAAGGGCTGGAGAGCAAGGAAAAGGTTTTTCAGTAGTAGCGGGAGAAATAAGAAAACTTGCTGCAAATAGCAAAGATTCAACAACACAAATTAATGAAACCTTATCTAAAATTAAGGAAGATATAAATAGTATTATAAGTGTTTTGAATGGGTTTTCTATTACAAGTGAAACGCAGGCTGCACAAGCTCAGCAGATAGCTGCTGGAAGTCAAAAATTAAGTGAATTATCTACTAAACTTTTAAAACTATCTGAGGATATCTATAACTAA
- a CDS encoding FGGY-family carbohydrate kinase has product MGQYYLGFDAGTQSVKVAVYDENMKCIVKSSNKTTLKYPYSGWVEMDADEYFLLTKLGIKQCIKQLKNKKIDPVQIKAIMGDGIICGVVGIDDNGKAITPYINYLDSRTQGDVEKLKKLDLDIWGRETGNADPSCMFPALHARWILENIKEFQEKGKKFVHNAPYILMNLAGLKSSDAFIDWGTMSGWGLGYRVYEKEWSDEQLDLLGIDKSYMPKIVKPWDIIGTLSESVAEETGCPYGIPICAGAGDTMQSMLGSGILEANKAVDVAGTCAMFCVSTNGIIPELSKKGSELIFNSGTLENTYFYWGFVRTGGLALRWFKDSICKKSDDDSYYKVLSEGAEKVKPGCNGVIFLPYLTGGYGEFSNVNGCFLNMTLDTNQFVLWRSVLEAIAYDYMEITNDYRNAGIEINRITITEGGSRDHLWNQIKADIMESEAITLEVSGGAVLTNCIIASYAVGDIQNLKKALAGNLKIINKYTPYINNSEIYKGHYKFRKNVLNNLDAKL; this is encoded by the coding sequence ATGGGGCAATATTATCTGGGTTTTGATGCAGGTACTCAAAGTGTAAAAGTAGCTGTATATGATGAAAATATGAAATGTATAGTAAAATCATCCAATAAGACAACTTTAAAATATCCATATTCAGGATGGGTTGAGATGGATGCAGATGAATATTTTTTACTTACAAAACTAGGAATTAAACAGTGTATAAAACAGTTGAAGAATAAAAAAATTGATCCTGTACAAATCAAAGCAATTATGGGTGATGGAATTATCTGTGGAGTTGTTGGTATAGATGATAATGGAAAGGCAATTACACCTTATATAAATTATCTGGATTCAAGAACGCAAGGTGATGTTGAAAAACTTAAAAAATTAGATCTTGATATTTGGGGAAGAGAAACGGGTAATGCTGATCCAAGCTGTATGTTTCCTGCATTGCATGCACGATGGATTTTAGAAAATATTAAAGAATTTCAGGAAAAAGGAAAGAAGTTTGTTCACAATGCTCCTTATATTTTAATGAATCTTGCAGGTTTAAAGAGCAGTGATGCCTTTATTGATTGGGGAACCATGTCAGGTTGGGGACTTGGATATCGTGTATATGAAAAGGAATGGTCTGATGAACAGCTTGATTTATTGGGAATAGACAAAAGTTATATGCCTAAAATTGTAAAGCCTTGGGATATTATTGGCACTTTGTCAGAAAGTGTTGCAGAGGAAACTGGATGCCCTTATGGCATACCAATTTGTGCTGGAGCGGGTGACACCATGCAGTCTATGCTTGGAAGTGGAATACTTGAAGCAAATAAAGCTGTGGACGTTGCTGGAACTTGTGCTATGTTTTGCGTTTCAACAAATGGAATTATTCCAGAACTTAGTAAGAAGGGAAGTGAACTGATTTTTAACAGTGGTACTTTGGAGAATACATATTTTTATTGGGGATTTGTTAGAACTGGAGGTTTGGCACTGAGGTGGTTTAAGGATAGTATTTGTAAGAAATCTGATGATGATAGTTATTATAAAGTACTTAGTGAAGGAGCAGAAAAGGTTAAACCTGGATGCAATGGTGTGATTTTTTTACCATATTTAACTGGTGGATATGGCGAATTTTCAAATGTTAATGGCTGTTTTTTGAACATGACCTTAGATACTAACCAATTTGTCTTATGGAGATCTGTTCTGGAGGCTATTGCATATGATTATATGGAAATTACAAATGATTATAGAAATGCTGGAATTGAAATAAATAGAATTACAATAACTGAAGGTGGAAGTAGAGATCATCTTTGGAATCAAATTAAAGCAGATATTATGGAAAGTGAGGCAATTACATTAGAAGTTTCAGGTGGTGCTGTACTTACAAATTGCATTATTGCTTCCTATGCAGTGGGTGATATACAGAATTTAAAGAAAGCCCTTGCAGGTAACTTAAAAATCATAAATAAATATACTCCTTATATCAATAATTCAGAAATTTATAAGGGTCATTATAAATTTAGAAAAAATGTATTAAATAATTTAGATGCAAAATTATAA
- a CDS encoding CocE/NonD family hydrolase, whose amino-acid sequence MNKCNIDINERTNHYYELTWEEVKIPMRDGNYLAANLYQPKAEGKFPVIMTMCPYGKDLHFSEFGPANPNIAIEYSRSQDKGPLLSWETPNPEFWVPQGYAVIRVDERGIGKSPGKLDILSESLKRDYYDAIEWAGTQSWSNGKIGLLGISYLAMSQWAVASEQPPHLSCIIPWEGAVDYYAEFAYPGGIQANGFLEFWWKNAILPNQYNPNGEYSEEQLKDNRIDFPTVVKNNPLRDKTWTNRFADFNKVKVPVLSASNWFSAGIHTRGNFLGFQNAASEYKWLEVHIGSHVGEFYTAQGRALQKKFLDYWLKGLDTGIMKEPKVKLAIPSGGNSYKWRYENEYPLSRTQWTRFYLNASSKTLSKEAPKSKEMICYKGDKGQDSKYWPKPFMKKFSKNENSSKRVMFETTPFESSTEILGPIKLHLWAASTTDDMDIFVSLRNIDPLGNEVVNSGANSNEFPISQGWLRASLRKIDDNLSTDYKPYYTFDEEQKLIPSEVYPLEIEIWDSAIVIPKGNRLLLEIGSQSQSGCALFTQTGDDRIWDADVTIYTGDEFDSYLMLPIIP is encoded by the coding sequence ATGAATAAATGTAATATAGACATTAATGAAAGAACTAATCATTATTATGAGCTTACATGGGAAGAAGTAAAAATTCCTATGCGTGATGGTAATTATCTTGCTGCTAATCTTTATCAACCTAAAGCAGAAGGTAAATTCCCAGTAATTATGACAATGTGCCCATATGGGAAAGATCTTCATTTTTCAGAATTTGGTCCTGCTAATCCTAATATTGCAATAGAATATTCTCGTAGTCAAGATAAAGGACCATTACTTAGTTGGGAAACTCCCAATCCTGAATTTTGGGTACCACAAGGATATGCTGTAATTAGAGTAGATGAACGTGGTATAGGTAAATCTCCTGGAAAGCTTGATATATTATCAGAATCTTTAAAGAGAGATTATTATGATGCAATTGAATGGGCTGGAACTCAATCATGGAGCAATGGAAAGATAGGATTACTAGGTATTTCATATCTAGCAATGAGTCAATGGGCTGTAGCATCAGAACAACCTCCCCATTTGTCTTGTATTATACCATGGGAAGGAGCAGTGGATTATTATGCTGAATTTGCTTATCCTGGTGGAATTCAAGCAAATGGCTTTCTTGAATTTTGGTGGAAAAATGCTATTTTGCCTAATCAGTATAATCCTAATGGAGAATATTCAGAAGAGCAGCTGAAAGATAATCGTATTGATTTTCCTACTGTAGTAAAAAATAATCCTTTACGTGATAAAACATGGACGAACCGTTTTGCTGACTTCAACAAAGTAAAGGTACCTGTTTTATCAGCAAGTAATTGGTTTAGTGCTGGAATTCATACGCGTGGAAATTTTCTAGGATTTCAAAATGCAGCATCTGAATATAAGTGGCTTGAAGTTCATATTGGTAGTCATGTAGGTGAATTTTATACTGCTCAAGGTCGTGCATTGCAGAAAAAGTTTTTAGATTATTGGCTTAAAGGACTTGATACTGGCATAATGAAGGAACCTAAAGTTAAGCTTGCAATTCCTAGTGGAGGAAATAGCTATAAATGGCGTTACGAAAACGAATATCCACTTAGTCGAACTCAATGGACTAGATTTTATCTTAATGCAAGTTCTAAAACACTTTCAAAGGAAGCACCTAAATCTAAGGAAATGATTTGCTATAAAGGTGATAAGGGTCAAGATTCAAAATATTGGCCAAAACCTTTTATGAAAAAATTTTCTAAGAATGAAAATAGTTCTAAACGTGTAATGTTTGAAACTACTCCATTTGAAAGTAGTACAGAAATTCTTGGACCTATCAAACTCCATTTGTGGGCAGCTTCAACTACTGATGATATGGATATTTTTGTATCTTTACGTAATATTGATCCATTGGGTAATGAAGTTGTCAACTCTGGAGCAAATTCAAATGAATTTCCTATTAGTCAAGGATGGTTACGTGCTTCTTTACGAAAAATAGATGATAATTTATCTACTGATTATAAGCCTTACTATACTTTTGATGAGGAACAAAAATTAATTCCTAGTGAAGTCTATCCATTAGAAATTGAAATATGGGATAGTGCAATTGTTATACCTAAAGGAAATCGACTTCTTTTAGAAATTGGAAGCCAAAGTCAGAGTGGCTGTGCACTATTCACTCAAACTGGTGATGATAGAATATGGGATGCAGATGTAACTATATACACAGGAGATGAATTTGATTCATATTTAATGCTACCAATAATTCCTTAA
- a CDS encoding TetR/AcrR family transcriptional regulator — protein sequence MSNNLRDKIIDKSIELFNEEGYSNVKMRTISEELNISLGNLTYHFKRKKDLILSAIAKQYEEYKSLNFSTDVSMEELNQQFLSFDAFRKKYFFYFYSFTELSKEYPEISKIQIDVINEFYTYYNDIFSNFINKGIMKKELYPGQYEDLSTSLLLLNMYGAQEIILLKKFIKNQKNYLSILWSLILPNLTSKGMVLYDKLNLSK from the coding sequence ATGAGCAATAATTTAAGAGATAAAATTATAGACAAATCAATTGAACTATTTAATGAGGAAGGGTATTCTAATGTAAAAATGAGAACTATTTCAGAGGAATTAAATATAAGTTTAGGTAATTTAACATATCATTTTAAGCGAAAAAAGGATTTAATTCTTTCCGCAATTGCAAAACAATACGAAGAATACAAATCATTAAATTTTTCAACAGATGTTTCTATGGAAGAACTTAATCAACAATTTCTAAGTTTTGATGCATTTCGTAAAAAATATTTCTTTTATTTTTATAGTTTTACAGAATTGTCTAAAGAATATCCTGAAATATCAAAAATCCAGATTGATGTTATAAATGAATTCTATACATATTATAATGACATATTTTCTAATTTCATTAATAAAGGAATTATGAAAAAAGAATTGTATCCAGGTCAATATGAAGATTTATCCACTTCTTTGCTATTATTGAATATGTATGGGGCACAAGAAATAATTCTTCTAAAAAAATTTATTAAAAATCAAAAAAATTATTTATCTATCTTATGGAGTCTTATATTGCCTAATTTAACAAGTAAAGGTATGGTACTATATGACAAATTAAATTTATCTAAGTAA
- a CDS encoding VOC family protein codes for MKFCWSTLTVKDLEESLKFYEEIVGLKIQQRFKGGPGMEIAFLGEGETKIELIYNSNVKEVNYGTDISLGFEVNSVDQMMELVKSKGIALHSGPFQPNPHIKFFFVLDPNGLKIQFVENM; via the coding sequence ATGAAATTCTGTTGGAGTACATTAACAGTTAAAGATCTAGAGGAATCTTTAAAGTTTTATGAAGAGATTGTTGGGCTTAAGATTCAGCAAAGATTTAAAGGTGGACCAGGAATGGAAATTGCCTTTTTAGGGGAAGGAGAAACAAAGATAGAACTTATATATAATTCAAATGTGAAAGAAGTAAATTATGGTACTGATATTTCTCTTGGTTTTGAAGTGAATTCAGTAGATCAAATGATGGAGCTTGTTAAGTCAAAAGGAATAGCTTTACATAGTGGACCATTCCAGCCTAATCCACATATTAAATTCTTTTTTGTGTTAGACCCAAATGGATTAAAAATTCAATTTGTAGAGAATATGTAG
- a CDS encoding AAA family ATPase: MNIEKFLREKNYNFKDIVEEFKFIGKFKEVKQNPKFHGEGNVYEHTRLVCSEVLKLEEWEGLEDREKVILYTAALFHDIGKVITTREEDGQIISPKHAVKGAKIFRYLAYREFEFDKSIREEIATLIRYHGLPLYFIEKEDIDYNLIKAAEITNMKLLYLLGKCDLLGRYCEDKEALLERVFYFKTYAEELGCFYGPKKFKNDYTRFLYLTGNKVYPGAEIFDNRSFEVVIMMGLPLAGKDTYIKCNLNGVKVISLDDIREELNISPSKDFGKVGAVAFSKAKEYLRKKEGFVWNATNLRRENRQKLIRLCTAYGAKVKFVYLEVPYRELILRDNKRKRYVPIKVIDNMIKNMDMPEAEEIC, from the coding sequence GTGAATATAGAAAAATTTTTGAGGGAAAAGAACTACAACTTTAAAGATATAGTGGAGGAATTTAAATTTATAGGTAAGTTTAAGGAAGTTAAGCAAAATCCTAAATTTCATGGTGAAGGAAATGTTTATGAACATACTAGGTTAGTATGCAGCGAAGTTTTAAAGCTTGAAGAATGGGAAGGTTTAGAGGATAGAGAAAAGGTAATTTTGTATACAGCAGCACTATTTCATGACATAGGTAAGGTTATTACTACAAGGGAGGAAGATGGGCAGATAATCTCACCTAAGCATGCTGTAAAGGGTGCAAAGATTTTTAGATACTTAGCTTATAGAGAATTTGAATTTGATAAGTCTATAAGAGAAGAAATAGCGACGCTTATTAGATACCATGGGCTGCCTCTGTACTTTATTGAAAAAGAAGATATAGATTACAATCTTATAAAAGCAGCTGAGATCACTAATATGAAACTGCTTTATTTATTAGGGAAATGTGATTTGCTTGGAAGGTACTGTGAAGATAAGGAAGCCTTACTTGAAAGGGTTTTTTATTTTAAAACCTATGCAGAAGAATTAGGTTGTTTTTATGGACCTAAGAAATTTAAGAATGACTATACAAGGTTTTTGTATCTTACAGGAAATAAGGTTTATCCTGGAGCAGAGATTTTTGATAATAGAAGCTTTGAAGTAGTGATTATGATGGGACTTCCTTTAGCTGGAAAGGATACTTATATAAAGTGTAATCTTAATGGGGTAAAAGTAATATCCTTAGATGATATTAGAGAAGAACTTAATATTTCACCTTCTAAGGATTTTGGAAAAGTTGGAGCAGTGGCGTTTTCTAAAGCAAAGGAATATTTAAGAAAAAAAGAAGGCTTTGTCTGGAATGCTACGAATTTGAGAAGAGAGAACAGGCAAAAATTAATTAGACTATGTACAGCTTACGGAGCAAAAGTAAAGTTTGTTTATTTAGAGGTGCCTTACAGAGAGTTGATTTTAAGGGATAATAAAAGAAAAAGATATGTACCTATTAAAGTAATAGATAACATGATAAAGAATATGGATATGCCTGAAGCAGAAGAAATTTGTTAG
- a CDS encoding RNA ligase family protein: protein MERIYKYPRTPHIEGSRFQQGDEDLNSIKFEKIKNSFCVLEEKVDGANCGISFDKQGRMYLQSRGHFLNGGYGEAQFDMFKTWANTFIYKLREILGHRYIMYGEWLYAKHTVYYDELNHYFMEFDIFDKQEEKFLSTRRRKEMLKSYPFIKSVLVLKEGRLKSKDEIITLLGKSNFKSHSWQKNLEKSCSELDLSYEIAKKQTDTTDLMEGIYIKVEDENYVLSRMKYVRASFLNTIMDSETHWVNRPIIPNKLKLGIDIFSEEA from the coding sequence ATGGAAAGAATTTATAAATATCCAAGAACTCCTCATATTGAAGGATCAAGATTTCAACAGGGAGACGAGGATTTGAATAGTATAAAGTTTGAAAAAATTAAAAATAGCTTTTGTGTACTTGAAGAAAAGGTAGATGGGGCTAACTGTGGTATTAGCTTTGATAAGCAAGGAAGAATGTATTTACAAAGCAGAGGGCATTTTTTAAATGGTGGATATGGAGAAGCACAATTTGATATGTTTAAAACCTGGGCAAATACTTTTATTTATAAGCTTAGAGAAATTTTAGGACATAGATACATCATGTATGGAGAATGGCTTTATGCAAAGCATACTGTGTATTATGACGAACTTAATCACTATTTTATGGAGTTTGATATATTTGATAAGCAGGAAGAAAAATTTTTAAGTACCAGAAGAAGAAAAGAAATGCTTAAAAGCTATCCTTTTATAAAGTCTGTACTGGTTTTAAAAGAAGGAAGGCTAAAGTCTAAAGATGAAATTATAACACTTTTGGGTAAATCAAATTTTAAATCACATAGCTGGCAGAAAAATTTAGAAAAAAGCTGCAGTGAGTTAGATTTGTCCTATGAAATTGCTAAAAAACAAACAGATACAACTGATTTAATGGAAGGTATATATATAAAAGTAGAAGATGAAAACTATGTACTTAGCAGAATGAAATATGTAAGAGCTTCATTTTTAAATACAATTATGGATTCTGAAACTCATTGGGTTAATAGACCTATTATTCCTAACAAATTAAAATTAGGAATAGATATTTTTTCTGAGGAGGCGTAG
- a CDS encoding PadR family transcriptional regulator, with protein sequence MLEYIILGFLMYGEMSGYDLKQKMLESTSNFFDAGYGTIYPALKRMESKGVISYREVSDGGKYKKLYAITESGKSNFINWLEKPIEFSKIKPDHLIKIFFFTFLPKQKAIEHLKIFTKEVECFLNVFSKAENSVKENYDIYQFHTYLFGIGAYEYFIKWANDLLKQLED encoded by the coding sequence ATGCTAGAATATATTATTCTTGGATTTTTAATGTATGGTGAAATGAGCGGCTATGATTTAAAACAAAAAATGTTAGAAAGTACATCTAATTTTTTTGATGCTGGCTATGGAACTATATATCCAGCATTAAAAAGAATGGAAAGCAAGGGTGTTATCTCATATCGAGAAGTTTCTGACGGTGGAAAATACAAGAAATTGTATGCTATAACTGAATCCGGAAAGTCAAACTTTATTAACTGGCTTGAAAAGCCAATAGAATTTTCAAAAATAAAACCAGATCATCTTATAAAAATATTTTTCTTTACATTCTTACCAAAGCAAAAAGCAATAGAACATTTAAAAATTTTTACTAAAGAAGTTGAGTGTTTTTTGAATGTTTTTTCAAAAGCTGAAAATAGCGTTAAGGAAAATTATGATATTTACCAATTTCATACATATCTATTTGGAATTGGAGCCTATGAATATTTTATTAAGTGGGCTAATGATCTATTAAAGCAATTAGAGGATTAA